The DNA region AATTAAGCCTCAAACCCTAAATAATAAAGTATCTATTTTATAAATCCTTCATAATTTCTCATTACTAATTGTGCATTAATTTGTTGAACTGTATCAAGCACAACTCCAACCATGATTATTACTCCAGTTCCACTAAACACTTGTGGAATTCCAGTAGCATTAGATACTAGAGTTGGTATTATAGCAATAATTGCTAAAAATAGAGCACTTACCCAAGTTATTCTAGTAACTATTTTTTCTAAATATTCAACTGTTTCATTTCCTGGTCTAATCCCAGGTATTGTTCCTCCACTTTGTTTTAAGTTATCTGCAACTTTTTCAGGATCAAACATCATCGCAGTATAAAAGAAAGCAAAAAACATTATAAGTATTGCATAAATTGTTAAATAAAACGGATGAGTATTAGTAAATATTCTACTTAATAATACATAACCAGGCATAGTTGATGGTAATGCTTTTATTATCATTGTTGGTAAAACCATTAGTACTGAAGCAAATATTACAGGCATTATTCCCGCTACATTTACTTTAATTGGTAAATATGTGTTTTGTGCTACTACACTTTTCCCAACACTTCCTCTTCCTACGTATTGAATAGGTATTTTTCTTTGTCCTAATTGGAAAAGAACTATTACAGCTATTACTACAAACGAAAGTAATACTAGAAGTGCTAATAACGGAACTAAGTATTTACTTCCACTCATTTTTTGCACTGTACTTATTAATCCAGATGGTAATCTAGAAATAATATTTAAGAAAATAAGTTGTGACACTCCATTTCCTATTCCATATACACTTATTTGTTCTCCAAGCCACATTAAAAATACTGTACCTGCAGTAAGTGTAGTAATTGTATTTATTGAAAATGCAACTCCTGGTGTTGTAACTAATCCCATAGTTCCTAACCATACAGTTACACCTAAACCTTGAACAACTGCAATTACAATTGTTAAATATCTAGTCCATTGTGTTATTTTTTGTCTACCAGCTTCCCC from Hypnocyclicus thermotrophus includes:
- the secY gene encoding preprotein translocase subunit SecY, which translates into the protein MSSWEKFKNKLKSINELPELRKKILFTLLMFLIARVGTHIPAPGVDIDRLKSMVTQNDLLSFINMFSGGAFTKVSIFALGVMPYINASIIMQLLAVIIPKLDDIRKEGEAGRQKITQWTRYLTIVIAVVQGLGVTVWLGTMGLVTTPGVAFSINTITTLTAGTVFLMWLGEQISVYGIGNGVSQLIFLNIISRLPSGLISTVQKMSGSKYLVPLLALLVLLSFVVIAVIVLFQLGQRKIPIQYVGRGSVGKSVVAQNTYLPIKVNVAGIMPVIFASVLMVLPTMIIKALPSTMPGYVLLSRIFTNTHPFYLTIYAILIMFFAFFYTAMMFDPEKVADNLKQSGGTIPGIRPGNETVEYLEKIVTRITWVSALFLAIIAIIPTLVSNATGIPQVFSGTGVIIMVGVVLDTVQQINAQLVMRNYEGFIK